The following proteins come from a genomic window of Herpetosiphon gulosus:
- the mqnC gene encoding cyclic dehypoxanthinyl futalosine synthase, which yields MNVQSLLEKAVNGERLSAEEGLFLYREADLLDLGMAADAIRQRLVPGNLVTYLVDRNVNYSNVCTTNCQFCGFYRPLGHPEAYVQTYEEIGARLAELVEYGGTRVLMQGGHHPELRLSWYTGLLRYLREHYPSIELDCFSPSEIDNLAKVENMSIREVLVALKEAGLAGVPGGGAEILDDEVRQRVSPLKQDAAGWLEVQGTAQSLGMATTATMVIGFGETLEQRMNHLIKLRDLQDVSLREYNNGFIAFISWTVQKSELTSLGRSKFSDDYGATAAEYLRHTAIARIMLDNFDHIQASWVTQGPKIGQVSLKFGIDDFGSTMLEENVVSNAAHDTYQCMGEREIHGFIRDAGFIPAKRDTHYNLIQAFEDPKDSESVPSMGIKQPRQAKQVEIPLMVK from the coding sequence ATGAATGTACAATCGCTTCTTGAAAAAGCAGTCAATGGTGAGCGTCTTTCGGCTGAGGAAGGGCTGTTTTTGTATCGTGAAGCTGACCTGCTGGATTTAGGCATGGCTGCTGATGCGATTCGCCAACGGCTTGTGCCCGGAAACTTAGTGACGTATCTTGTTGATCGCAACGTCAATTATAGTAATGTTTGCACTACCAATTGCCAATTCTGTGGTTTTTATCGCCCATTGGGCCACCCAGAAGCGTATGTGCAAACCTACGAAGAAATTGGTGCTCGTTTAGCCGAGCTTGTCGAATATGGCGGAACCCGCGTGCTGATGCAGGGTGGCCATCATCCTGAATTGCGGCTGTCGTGGTATACCGGCCTGCTGCGCTATTTGCGCGAACATTATCCAAGTATCGAGCTTGATTGTTTCTCGCCTTCAGAAATCGATAATCTGGCCAAGGTCGAGAACATGAGCATTCGTGAGGTGCTGGTTGCGCTGAAGGAAGCTGGCTTGGCTGGCGTGCCTGGCGGCGGTGCCGAAATTCTCGATGATGAAGTGCGCCAACGGGTCAGCCCACTCAAGCAAGATGCTGCTGGTTGGCTCGAAGTTCAAGGCACAGCGCAATCGCTGGGCATGGCCACCACCGCAACCATGGTGATTGGCTTCGGCGAGACACTGGAACAACGCATGAATCACTTGATCAAACTGCGTGATTTGCAGGATGTTTCGTTGCGCGAGTATAACAATGGCTTTATTGCCTTTATTTCGTGGACTGTCCAGAAATCGGAGCTGACCTCGTTGGGTCGCTCGAAGTTCTCCGATGACTACGGGGCAACCGCTGCCGAATATTTGCGCCACACCGCGATTGCGCGAATTATGCTCGATAACTTTGATCATATTCAGGCTTCATGGGTGACCCAAGGGCCAAAGATTGGTCAAGTCTCGCTGAAGTTTGGCATTGATGATTTTGGCTCGACCATGCTTGAAGAAAATGTGGTTTCCAACGCTGCCCACGACACCTACCAATGTATGGGCGAACGTGAAATCCACGGCTTTATTCGCGATGCTGGCTTTATTCCGGCTAAACGCGATACCCATTACAACTTGATTCAAGCTTTTGAAGACCCCAAAGATAGCGAAAGCGTGCCATCGATGGGCATCAAACAGCCTCGTCAAGCCAAGCAGGTCGAAATTCCATTAATGGTTAAATAG
- a CDS encoding ATP-binding cassette domain-containing protein — MFTCRHISKQFGTLPVIDEVSFDLAPGEVVGLTGQSGAGKSVLVRLLAGLEKPDTGVISTRGQLINSTQSAFRAGLAVIHQQPVLVEHLDVASAIFLGHEVGRGWLGWLSLPNQRHHDTMARQILAQLGLELPSLRTLVRNLSSEQRQMLAIAQVLIRKPQVVIIDEPTPLLRYEYQQTLLELIREWQAQGVAVLFSSQNLDHLFAVSNRILVLRRGRFVFEAATEKTTREEVVRAQIGARDQQHLTPIIWALENYHRASQQAEALRQSQSSLEHDLASQNQLNRQLIGQLDQQVSNLDRANAALQEAQRRLLSEREGERKVLARELHDQVIQDLVSLNYDIDNLRSQIDDPEQASLGLDDLRDNIRQLVSTVRAICGNLRPPTIDSLGVNAAIQSFVRDWSSRSGIEVQLDLDDDLERLPEMLEISAFRMIQEGLSNVRKHAQATKVGISLRTTARRTLLLTIADNGRGLQSEINLAALANAGHYGLLGMSERVALVGGRFRVHNRAGGGLILEIEIPYQPL; from the coding sequence ATGTTTACCTGCCGCCATATTTCCAAGCAATTTGGGACGCTGCCCGTGATCGATGAGGTCAGTTTTGATCTTGCGCCTGGCGAGGTGGTGGGCTTGACTGGCCAAAGTGGCGCTGGTAAATCGGTGCTGGTGCGCTTGTTGGCGGGCTTGGAAAAACCCGATACTGGGGTGATTTCGACCCGTGGTCAACTAATCAACTCGACCCAAAGCGCTTTTCGGGCTGGGTTGGCGGTTATTCATCAACAGCCGGTGCTGGTTGAACATTTGGATGTGGCGAGTGCGATTTTTTTGGGCCACGAGGTTGGGCGAGGCTGGCTCGGTTGGTTATCGTTGCCCAATCAGCGCCATCACGATACCATGGCACGGCAAATTTTAGCCCAACTTGGCTTAGAGTTGCCTTCGCTGCGTACCTTGGTGCGCAATTTATCCAGCGAGCAACGCCAGATGCTGGCAATTGCTCAGGTGCTGATTCGCAAGCCGCAGGTGGTGATTATTGATGAGCCAACGCCGCTGCTGCGCTACGAATATCAACAAACGTTGCTCGAATTGATTCGCGAATGGCAAGCGCAAGGTGTGGCGGTGCTGTTTAGCAGTCAAAATCTTGATCATCTATTTGCGGTTAGCAATCGGATTTTGGTGTTGCGGCGCGGACGCTTTGTGTTCGAGGCGGCCACCGAAAAAACCACTCGCGAGGAAGTGGTGCGGGCGCAAATTGGGGCGCGAGATCAGCAACATCTCACGCCGATTATTTGGGCCTTGGAAAATTACCATCGCGCCAGCCAACAAGCTGAGGCCTTACGCCAAAGCCAATCCAGCCTAGAGCACGATTTAGCCAGCCAGAATCAGCTTAATCGCCAATTGATTGGCCAACTTGATCAACAAGTTAGTAATCTTGATCGCGCCAATGCAGCCTTACAAGAAGCTCAACGCCGTTTGCTTTCCGAGCGTGAAGGCGAGCGCAAAGTGCTAGCGCGTGAGCTGCACGACCAAGTAATTCAAGATTTGGTGAGCCTTAATTATGATATTGATAATTTGCGCAGCCAAATTGACGATCCTGAGCAAGCCAGCCTTGGGCTTGACGATTTACGTGACAACATTCGCCAACTGGTAAGCACGGTACGCGCAATTTGTGGTAATTTGCGCCCACCAACCATCGATAGCCTTGGGGTGAATGCCGCGATTCAATCGTTTGTGCGCGATTGGAGCAGTCGTAGCGGCATCGAAGTGCAGCTTGATCTCGACGACGATTTAGAGCGGTTGCCCGAAATGCTCGAAATTTCGGCCTTTCGCATGATTCAAGAGGGCTTGAGCAATGTGCGCAAACATGCCCAAGCCACAAAAGTTGGCATCAGCCTGCGCACCACCGCCCGCCGCACCCTGCTCTTGACGATTGCCGACAATGGGCGCGGCTTGCAAT
- a CDS encoding helix-turn-helix domain-containing protein → MPAVTLESFSTFGALLHFLRRRARLTQRDLAIATGYSEAHISRLENDQRLPDLTTLVALMVPALDLSDDPESVARLLELAAAARGESLVGTSVTVTKKIEQQQQTELGLLDLPPPLPPFLIERHATKQVQQRLANERCLCVNGLAGVGKTVIASQIAQSWGERCFWLSFTPTISLSSEILIRQLALFLLSHGDEQVEPLLHLPRDGEASLSFERQLGLLINGLQQIPALLCFDNAQLLIEQPQLRLIIEQLAQKTTSQVLVLSREQFNLQGFSYWSLHGLELVEAQRLLTHYGTQLSPNHSQQLIERTQANPALLRLSIGLLSDRGADEALMQHLIDEPHIASFVLDQMLGQLPSSSERLLALLTVAAQPLNLHAEWPMECSFAVDGPYQWQQAMSDLTRRQLIDAPSHANVLPLVQEYIYAQLRSQPSRRKALHQQLARVFEDQRIDPIRAAQHYLAAGDVPAALNSLQQQLDPLMNQGLSSAAAAILQSIRPTIEQQHPELLFPWLQSYGEFLMATSQASEAEAMYREALALAWQPNQRAHLVWRLTGAMLHRNQAAAAQTLLEQTIATLDSREVRLHGLLQMALSKAILMQSQFALARQAAEQAIALTNQLEPEAIMTIAEIRARAGGTLAIVQQYTGEVDASIQTWLDVIAQTRIARLERVRPRAFVNLANLYYTKGDLNRAEATIDEAVTGLRRIGDVYAQARMQHTQAIIQMMRGQPQAALQTLEQACAIKQQIDDQQGWYNSRNQIAMTLLALGQTEQAEAIAQNLLHMLGEGGEPFFRGVILDTLALGQLLRGDLRSVRQSLDRIAAMPIAQSNNLLRMAWERRSVLLMLLTEGAEHARTVFSHSLPLAGNGEIALDHACLDALITQASGDVPAAQRQWQQLAQRAASNGYEYYRIVAEAQLQAPSHASLHQRVLQMHQPFAPDCWHQPALAQAVNK, encoded by the coding sequence ATGCCAGCAGTTACCCTCGAATCTTTCAGCACGTTTGGAGCGCTGCTGCATTTTCTGCGGCGCAGAGCACGCCTAACCCAACGCGATTTAGCGATTGCCACGGGCTATAGCGAGGCCCATATCTCGCGCTTGGAAAATGATCAGCGTTTGCCCGACCTCACAACCTTGGTAGCATTAATGGTTCCGGCACTCGATCTCAGTGACGATCCCGAAAGCGTTGCGCGGTTGTTGGAGCTAGCGGCGGCGGCTCGCGGCGAATCGTTGGTTGGCACCAGCGTCACGGTCACCAAAAAAATTGAGCAGCAGCAACAGACTGAACTTGGCCTGCTGGATTTACCTCCACCCTTGCCTCCATTTTTAATCGAACGCCACGCCACCAAACAGGTACAACAACGCTTAGCCAATGAACGCTGTTTGTGCGTCAATGGGCTAGCGGGAGTTGGCAAAACCGTGATCGCCAGCCAAATTGCTCAAAGTTGGGGTGAACGCTGCTTTTGGCTAAGTTTTACGCCTACAATTAGCCTTTCGAGCGAAATTCTAATTCGTCAATTAGCACTATTTTTGCTGAGCCATGGCGATGAGCAGGTTGAGCCGTTATTGCACTTGCCGCGTGATGGCGAAGCTAGCCTAAGTTTTGAACGCCAACTGGGATTACTAATCAACGGGTTACAGCAGATTCCGGCTTTGCTCTGTTTTGATAATGCTCAATTGCTGATCGAGCAACCGCAACTACGTTTGATTATTGAACAGCTGGCCCAAAAAACCACCAGCCAAGTATTAGTGTTGAGCCGCGAACAATTCAATTTACAAGGCTTTAGTTATTGGTCGTTGCATGGATTAGAATTAGTTGAAGCTCAACGTTTGCTCACACATTATGGAACGCAACTTAGCCCAAACCACAGCCAACAATTGATCGAACGCACTCAAGCCAATCCGGCGTTGTTGCGCCTATCAATTGGCTTATTGAGTGATCGCGGGGCAGATGAAGCCTTGATGCAGCATTTGATCGACGAGCCACATATTGCCAGTTTTGTGCTTGACCAAATGCTTGGTCAATTGCCAAGCAGCAGCGAACGCCTGTTAGCGCTGTTGACGGTTGCTGCTCAGCCCCTTAATTTACATGCTGAATGGCCGATGGAATGTAGTTTTGCTGTCGATGGGCCATATCAATGGCAACAGGCAATGAGCGATCTAACTCGCCGTCAGTTGATTGATGCCCCCAGCCATGCCAATGTCTTGCCGCTGGTGCAAGAATATATTTATGCCCAATTACGCAGCCAGCCAAGCCGCCGCAAAGCACTGCACCAGCAACTTGCGAGAGTTTTCGAAGATCAACGAATCGACCCAATTCGCGCGGCCCAGCATTATCTTGCGGCGGGCGATGTGCCTGCTGCGCTCAACAGCCTGCAACAACAACTTGATCCCTTGATGAACCAGGGGTTATCTAGCGCGGCGGCGGCGATTTTACAAAGCATTCGCCCAACGATCGAGCAACAGCATCCTGAGTTGTTGTTTCCATGGTTGCAAAGTTATGGTGAATTTTTGATGGCTACCAGTCAAGCGAGCGAAGCCGAAGCCATGTATCGCGAAGCCTTAGCCTTGGCTTGGCAACCAAATCAACGGGCGCATTTGGTTTGGCGCTTAACTGGGGCCATGTTGCATCGCAATCAAGCTGCTGCTGCCCAAACCTTGCTCGAACAAACCATCGCTACGCTGGATTCGCGCGAGGTACGCTTGCATGGCTTATTACAAATGGCGCTGAGCAAAGCGATTTTGATGCAATCACAATTTGCGTTGGCTCGCCAAGCCGCCGAACAAGCGATTGCCCTAACCAATCAACTTGAACCTGAGGCTATTATGACGATTGCTGAAATTCGGGCGCGGGCTGGCGGAACCTTGGCGATTGTGCAGCAATATACTGGCGAAGTCGATGCCAGCATTCAAACATGGCTCGATGTGATTGCTCAAACCCGCATTGCCCGCTTGGAGCGGGTGCGCCCACGAGCCTTTGTCAATTTAGCTAATCTTTATTACACCAAAGGCGATTTAAACCGTGCCGAAGCCACGATTGACGAAGCGGTTACGGGCTTGCGGCGGATTGGCGATGTCTATGCTCAAGCCCGCATGCAGCACACCCAAGCGATTATTCAAATGATGCGCGGCCAGCCCCAAGCCGCGTTACAAACCCTCGAACAAGCCTGCGCGATCAAACAACAGATCGATGATCAACAAGGTTGGTACAATTCACGCAACCAAATTGCCATGACCTTATTAGCATTGGGGCAAACTGAACAAGCCGAAGCCATTGCCCAAAATTTATTGCATATGCTTGGCGAGGGTGGTGAGCCATTTTTCCGAGGCGTAATTTTAGATACCCTGGCGCTAGGGCAGTTATTGCGCGGCGATTTGCGCTCAGTTCGCCAAAGCCTTGATCGAATTGCGGCCATGCCAATTGCCCAAAGCAACAATTTACTGCGCATGGCTTGGGAGCGACGTTCAGTTTTGTTGATGTTGCTCACTGAGGGAGCCGAGCATGCTCGAACGGTGTTTAGCCATAGTTTACCGCTAGCCGGCAACGGCGAAATTGCCCTTGATCATGCCTGCCTTGATGCCTTAATCACGCAGGCCTCAGGCGATGTACCAGCCGCTCAACGCCAATGGCAACAACTGGCCCAACGGGCGGCCAGCAATGGCTACGAATATTATCGGATTGTGGCCGAAGCGCAGTTGCAAGCACCCAGCCATGCCAGCTTGCACCAGCGCGTGCTACAAATGCACCAACCATTTGCTCCAGATTGTTGGCATCAGCCAGCCTTAGCTCAAGCGGTGAATAAGTAG